From Coccinella septempunctata chromosome 4, icCocSept1.1, whole genome shotgun sequence, a single genomic window includes:
- the LOC123311490 gene encoding endocuticle structural glycoprotein SgAbd-2-like, giving the protein MRLLIASVCFLAIAKAAQLTGKEQIPIISQNQEVNYDGSFRSSYETGNGIASSEEGVLKNAGNPETEAEEVRGQVQYTAPDGSPIVLQWIANENGFQPQGAHLPTPPPIPDAILRSLEYNERNPDPDANKYQ; this is encoded by the exons ATGAGACTATTG ATCGCATCAGTTTGTTTTTTGGCAATCGCCAAGGCAGCCCAACTGACTGGAAAGGAACAAATTCCAATCATCAGTCAAAATCAAGAGGTGAACTATGATGGTTCCTTCAGGTCTTCCTACGAAACAGGCAACGGAATCGCATCTTCCGAAGAAGGTGTACTGAAAAATGCTGGAAATCCGGAAACAGAGGCTGAAGAAGTCCGCGGTCAAGTTCAATACACAGCTCCAGACGGTTCTCCGATCGTTCTCCAATGGATCGCCAACGAGAATGGATTCCAGCCACAAGGTGCTCATCTACCAACTCCACCCCCAATTCCAGATGCCATCCTCAGATCTTTGGAGTACAACGAAAGGAATCCAGACCCAGACGCGAACAAATACCAATAG